CCGCAACGTATCCCGGGGCCTTCTCGGCCCACAGCCCCGATGAACTGGCCCGCAACACGCGGGAGGTCGTGTGGCCGCAGATCGTCGAGGCGCTGACGAAGCCGATCACCGACGCGGAGATCGCCGAGCGGCAGAAGGCGGCCGTGGGCGACCCGAAGGACCGGGTGTTCGCCGGCACGATCGAGGGCGTCAACCGCTTCTTCACCGAACAGCGCTGGTCCGACGGTCTGCCGATCATCCCACCCACGGTGGAGCGGGTCGAGGCGTTCCTGAGGTACACCGACCAGCCGTGGGACCGCGTGGTCGGCGTGCTGCCGATCGCGTACCGCGAGACGCTGGTCTGGCACGTGGCGGTCAACGGCGCGATGGCGGGATGCCCGCCGGAGTTCATGCCAATCCTGATTGCGTATACGAAAGCGCTGGCGGACGGGAACTATCGCCGGACGCTCGCCAGCACCCACGCGTGGACGCCGTTCTGCTGGATCAACGGCCCGGTCGCGCGGCAGCTCGGCATCGATGCGGCGCAGGGTCAGATCAACGAGCCGCGCAACGCCGCGCTCGGGCGGTTCATCAACCTCGCGATGATGAACCTCGGCGGCTACTACATCAAGCAGGACCGCATGGGTTCCTTCGGCTACCTCATGCCGTGGACCCTGGCCGAGGACGAGGCGGCCTGTCTCAAGATCGGCTGGCAGCCGTACCACGTGCAGAAGGGGTTCGATCTCAACCAGAGCACGCTGACGGCGGCGTCGGCGCTCATGTGGGGCAACAACCTCACCCCCGCCTCGCACGACGGGCGGAAGATCATGGAAATGATGGCGTGGGACGCCGTGGAGAAGGGTCAGTTCGCCACGGGCAGCGGCCCGCGTTTGCCGGACCGAACCCTGCTGATTACCGAATACGTCGCCCGCGACCTCGCCCGCACCTACCCGACGAAGGAAAAGCTGGAGGAAGCCCTGATCGCCACCGCCCGTCGCCCCGCGTACGAACGTGCGTACGCCAACTACTGGGCCAACCCCGGCAGCGCCTTCCCCGCCCGATACACCGTGGACATGCACGTGAAGAAGATCATCCGCGACGAGGGCGGCGAACTGACGGCCCCACCGCCGTGGATGGCGACGGTGCCCGGGCAGGAGAAGATCTACACAATTCCGGTCATGAAGGCCGGCATGACGCCGATCCTCGTCACCGGCGACGCCGACCGAAACAAGGTGCAGACGATGCCCGGCGGCAACTCCGCCACAATTGAGATCAAACTGCCCGCCAACTGGAACGAACTGATGGCCGAACTCGGCTATCGCCCGCTTGAGGCGTTCTTCCTGCCCGAAGAATCGCCTGAACGAAATTAGCAAGGTCTGGTAAACCAGCAATCTCCGTTGCACTTGCCCGCTGACGCCCCCAAAAATCCTCTGGCTGCCGGTATTCCCGGCCTTGGCTGGCCAATCGCTCGCCGCGGCAGGGCGTTCTAAAGAACGGCTCGCAATAGAACGGCGGCGATCGCCTCGTCTGCTGGTATGCTGCGTAGCGAACCTTCAGGAGGGACATTGCCAACCACACCACCATCACCCCCGCGTCGCGACCTCTCGCAGGGGCGAAAGGCGCTGTTCTACATCGGCATGACGCTGATAGCGATCGGGCTGATCTCGTTCCTCTCCACGTTCATCTCGGCCGCGATGAACTTCGGCGAGTTCGACGAGTTCGAGTCGCGCGGGCGATCGATGGCCATGCGGGCGTTCGGCGGGATGATTCTGATGATCGTCGGCGTCGTCGTCTCGAACCTCGGCCGCATGGGCGCCGCCGGCGCGGGGCTCATTCCCGACCCGCAGCGGCAGCGGCAAGACCTCGAACCCTGGACCCGCTCGGCGGGCGGCATGTTGAACGATGCCCTGTCGGAAGTCGACGCCCTGAAGCACCGCCCCGCGCCCACCGCCTCCGCCGCGACCGTGAAGGTCCGCTGCCCGCAGTGCAAGGCGCTCAACGACGAACACGACAAGTTCTGCGGCCAGTGCGGCGGCC
This genomic stretch from Tepidisphaeraceae bacterium harbors:
- a CDS encoding zinc ribbon domain-containing protein, whose protein sequence is MPTTPPSPPRRDLSQGRKALFYIGMTLIAIGLISFLSTFISAAMNFGEFDEFESRGRSMAMRAFGGMILMIVGVVVSNLGRMGAAGAGLIPDPQRQRQDLEPWTRSAGGMLNDALSEVDALKHRPAPTASAATVKVRCPQCKALNDEHDKFCGQCGGPIA